Genomic DNA from Paenibacillus donghaensis:
TCCCTTATCCACAACCTGAATCACACTGTTCAGACGCGAGAGTATCCAGCGGTCCAGCTTGTGTTCAGACAGCTTGAATGGATGCTCAGCCGGGTCATAGCCGTCGATCCCTGCATACAGCGTCAGGAAGGCATGGGTATTGACCAGCGTATCGACAACTTTGGATTTCGTCTCTCCCACCAATCCGCGTGAGAACCGTTTGTTATTCCACGGCGCGCTGTCCGCCAGAATCGCCCAGCGGAAAGCATCTGTGCCATAGTCATTCATGATCTCCCATGGGTCAATGACATTGCCCTTGGATTTGGACATCTTCTGGCCGTTCTCATCGAGGATATGGCCGTGGGCAATCACTGCTTTGTAAGGTGCTAACCCTTTGAACAGGGTGGATACCGCCAGCAGACTGTAGAACCAGCCACGTGTCTGGTCGATCCCTTCACAGATCATATCCGCCGGATACTGGTCGCTCAGCTTATCCTCATTCTCGAACGGATAGTGGCTCTGGGCAAAAGGCATCGAACCGCTGTCGAACCAGACGTCGATCACTTCTGAGGTGCGGATCATTTCTGCGCCTTCGCTGAACGGGCTGCGCAGCTTGATGGCATCCACAAACGGCTTGTGCAGCTCGATGTCCTCGGGAACGTCTCCAATAGCCATCGATCTCAGCTCGGCGATGCTGTGCGGGGCAAATTCCTTGCCTGTAGCCTGGCAGACCCAAACATTCAGCGGCGTGCCCCAGTAGCGGTTGCGGCTGATATTCCAGTCCACCAGCTCGTCAAGGAATTTGCCGAAACGTCCGGCCCGCACATGATCCGGGTACCAGTCCACGCTGTTATTGTTGGCAATCAGCTGATCCTTGATCGCTGTTGTGTTGATGAACCAGCTGTCTGTTGCATAATACAGCAGCGGTGTATCGCAGCGCCAGCAGAACGGATAGCTGTGCTCGTATTTCTCCTTGCTGAACAGCAGGCCTTTTTCGGACAAGGCTTTGACGATATCCAGGTCGCAATCCTTCACGAAACGTCCGGCAAAATCAGTGACCACCTCTGTATATTTACCTGAGCCGTCCACCACATTAACGAAGCTGATTCCGTTCTCACGACAGGTCTTGTAGTCATCCTCGCCATACGCAGGAGCCATATGCACGATCCCTGTACCACTGGAATCCGTAACAAACGATGCGCCCACAATAACATTGCTTTTCTCCGCCTGGATGTAGCTAAATGGAGAAGCATAGGTCTGGCCGATAAATTCGGCTCCCTTGTGGGAGGACAACACGGTATGCTCGCCCTTCACAACCTCATTCACCAGATTCTTGGCCAGGATGTAGACTTCATCGCCCTGCTCTACCCGCACATAATCCATCTCCGGGTTCATCGCCAACGCCATATGACCCGGAAGCGTCCAAGGCGTTGTCGTCCAGGCCAGCACATAGTCACCGCTGTCATCCAGCTTGAACTTGGCCGTAGCAGTAAGATCCTTGACCGTCTTGTAGCCCTGGGCCACCTCATGCGAGCTTAGCGTGGTCTGGCAGCTCGGGCAATACGGGCTGACGCGGTGTCCGCGGTACAGCAGTCCCTTCTCATGTACCGTTGCCAGAATGTTCCACACACTCTCGATATAACTGTTATCCAGCGTAAC
This window encodes:
- the ileS gene encoding isoleucine--tRNA ligase is translated as MQKVDVREKARERDLRILKKWSDENTFRRSMENREGRPNYVFYEGPPTANGAPHIGHVLGRVIKDFIGRYQTMKGFRVVRKAGWDTHGLPVELGVQKKLGISGKQEIEEYGVEKFIQECKDSVFGYEKQWREFTEGIGYWTDLDNPYVTLDNSYIESVWNILATVHEKGLLYRGHRVSPYCPSCQTTLSSHEVAQGYKTVKDLTATAKFKLDDSGDYVLAWTTTPWTLPGHMALAMNPEMDYVRVEQGDEVYILAKNLVNEVVKGEHTVLSSHKGAEFIGQTYASPFSYIQAEKSNVIVGASFVTDSSGTGIVHMAPAYGEDDYKTCRENGISFVNVVDGSGKYTEVVTDFAGRFVKDCDLDIVKALSEKGLLFSKEKYEHSYPFCWRCDTPLLYYATDSWFINTTAIKDQLIANNNSVDWYPDHVRAGRFGKFLDELVDWNISRNRYWGTPLNVWVCQATGKEFAPHSIAELRSMAIGDVPEDIELHKPFVDAIKLRSPFSEGAEMIRTSEVIDVWFDSGSMPFAQSHYPFENEDKLSDQYPADMICEGIDQTRGWFYSLLAVSTLFKGLAPYKAVIAHGHILDENGQKMSKSKGNVIDPWEIMNDYGTDAFRWAILADSAPWNNKRFSRGLVGETKSKVVDTLVNTHAFLTLYAGIDGYDPAEHPFKLSEHKLDRWILSRLNSVIQVVDKGLAVNDFVNSSKAIENFIDELSNWYIRRSRDRFWGSGLGEEKLDAYRTLTHVLLTTARIMAPFTPMLSEDIYTNLGGGESVHLADYPAADESLIDAALEQDMESARQIVELARNVRNETGIKTRQPLSELIVSMDRSFAVADYEEIIKDEINIKQIVLETSDSGFIDFTLKLNLKVAGKKYGKSVGFLQGFLKALDSSATRKVVQDGEIAVVSPEGEELLITAEELLVEKQAKSGFASASGYGLTVALNTEITPELEQEGWVREIVRAVQDYRKRLDLPIDKRIALTLQVDRELQAAATAFEHVLRENVLVTTIDFGGELPFETVDAGGRTVGIHIGS